Proteins co-encoded in one Ralstonia sp. RRA genomic window:
- a CDS encoding pyruvate, water dikinase regulatory protein, whose protein sequence is MTDLAAKPGVRTVFIVSDGTGITAETFAHSILAQFEMKFRQVRIPFVDTVEKAHVAVGKINEAFNAEGVRPIVFTTLVDADANQIVHRAKATILDMFQTFIEPLEKELNLKSTHAIGRFHQNADTEAYKNRIEAINFSLAHDDGQSHKNLAEADVILVGVSRSGKTPTSLYLAMQYGVKSANYPLIPDDFERGKLPTVLYDYKSKIFGLSIDPQRLSEIRNERRPGSKYAAIENCRYEVNEAESMMRREGIKWLSSTHKSIEEIATTVLQDVKMERDNY, encoded by the coding sequence ATGACCGACCTTGCCGCCAAGCCGGGCGTCCGCACCGTATTTATCGTGTCGGATGGCACCGGGATCACCGCAGAAACCTTCGCCCACTCCATCCTGGCCCAGTTCGAGATGAAATTCCGCCAGGTGCGGATTCCGTTTGTCGACACGGTCGAAAAAGCGCATGTGGCGGTTGGCAAGATCAACGAGGCGTTCAACGCCGAGGGTGTTCGCCCGATCGTCTTCACCACGCTGGTGGATGCCGACGCCAACCAGATCGTCCATCGTGCCAAGGCCACCATCCTGGACATGTTCCAGACCTTTATCGAGCCGCTCGAGAAGGAGCTGAACCTCAAGTCCACCCACGCCATCGGCCGCTTTCACCAGAACGCCGACACCGAGGCGTACAAAAACCGCATCGAAGCGATCAACTTTTCACTTGCGCACGATGACGGCCAGTCACATAAGAATCTGGCCGAGGCGGATGTGATCCTGGTGGGGGTGTCGCGCAGCGGCAAAACGCCGACCAGCCTCTACCTGGCGATGCAGTACGGCGTGAAATCGGCCAACTATCCGCTCATTCCTGATGATTTCGAGCGCGGTAAGCTGCCCACGGTGCTGTACGACTACAAGAGCAAGATCTTCGGCCTGTCGATCGACCCACAGCGCCTGTCCGAGATCCGCAACGAACGTCGCCCAGGCAGTAAATACGCTGCGATCGAGAATTGCCGCTACGAGGTCAACGAGGCCGAATCGATGATGCGGCGCGAGGGTATCAAGTGGCTGTCGTCCACGCACAAGTCCATCGAAGAGATTGCGACGACGGTCCTGCAGGACGTCAAGATGGAGCGCGACAACTACTGA